Within the Thermostichus lividus PCC 6715 genome, the region AAGGTTTGGCTGGCAATGAGGGCAAGGGCTTGACGAACAAAGGCGGGCGTATTGTGAAACACTCCCTTGAGGGTGAGTTCTTCGTAGTGCAGGCGCTCAGTATCGACACTGATGCGGGTTTCCCGCGGACAGCCGCCAAAGAGATTAATCGTTGCCCCCGGACGACCGCAGGCGATCGCCACTTCCCACACCTGCGGTACGCCTGTGGCTTCAATCACAATGTCAGCACCCCGTCCTGTCGTCCAATCTTTGACCACTGCTGGCATATCTTCGCACTGATGATGGTTCACCACCTGCTCTGCACCGAAGGTCTCGGCGATCGCCAACCGTTGATCCGAGCCGCCAAAGGTGAGTACCCGTGCCCCCTGCTGAGCCAACACCCCCACAAACATTAAACCAATGGCACCATCACCAATCACCACAATCTGGGGTGGACTCGGCCACTGCTGCATCTGGGGCTGCCACCCGCAACGTGCCACGCCGTGCAGGACACAGGCCAGCGGCTCCGTCAGGGCAGCCATCTCCTCGCTCAGGTGCTCAGGAATTGGCAGGAGGTTATGGCGGACAATACTAGCAGGAATCTTCAGATACTCAGCAAACGTGCCATTGTTAAACTCAAGGTGCGCACACAGCGAAAACTCCTGCCGCTGGCAATAGAAGCACTGGCCACAGGGCGCAGAGTTATTTGCTACCACGCGATCGCCCAGCCGCCAACCCGTCACCCCAGCACCGAGGGCAACAATTTCCCCTGCGGCCTCATGGCCAAAGAGAATGGGCGGGGTTAACATCCGGGCATGGCCGCCCCGCCGCCACACTTTCAAGTCGGTGCCACAGGTGGTTGCCGCTTTCACACGGATCACCACTTCGCCAGCCGCTGGCGTTGGATCCGCCACGCTTTCAATGCGCACATCTTCTTTGCCGTAGAGCACTGCCGCTTTCATGATGACCCGCTAGGACGACCTCTTAGTTTTTATCAAACTTTGCGGGAAGACCCCATACGCAGCGTAGCGGAGTATGGGGATGAGAGCAAAGCCAAAAATCTGCGGCATTTAACTATTTGACCTGAGTTGGGTAAGTATTGTATAACATGCACTATGGGAAATAAAGCTTACAAATTTCGACTGTATCCAAACAAAGAGCAATCCGCATTTTTAGCAAAATGCTTTGGTTGCTCCAGATTTGTATATAACCATTTTTTAAGGTTGACCATAGATGCATACGCCAAGTCTAAAAAATCTCTACGCTACAAAGACTGGGCAAAACGTTTAACAGGCTTAAAATCAGAGTTTGAATGGCTTAAAGAAGTTAATTCCCAAGCATTGCAGCAGACTCTTAAGGATTTAGAGTCGGCATTTGTGATGTATCGTGGGGCAGCTTCCTCGCCATGTTGGAATACAAAGGGTATATCTACGGTTGCGAAATTTGCTACGTAGATAGATTCTTCCCCAGTTCTAAGAGATGTTCCAATTGCGGGTACATCAAGCAAGATTTAACGCTTGCTAGTCGTGAATGGGAGTGCCCAGAATGCAAAACTGTTTGGGACAGAGACATTAATGCTGCCTTGAATTTGCTGCTGTTCTCTGAATCAAAAATACCCTTGGAAGAAGGGAAATCTACGCCTGATCAGCTAGTTGCAAGACTAGGGATGAACCGGGATACTGGTTCAGGACAGGAAGCCGCAGGTGTAGCGTAGCGAAACCTGCGGTACTTCACACCATGTGCCCTCTTTGCACGTAGTTTTAGGGCTAAGATAGAAAAGGAATGTAAAGAAATGTAACGATGCGTCACTTAGCGGATCAAGTGGTATTGGTGGTAGGTGCCACCGGTGGGATTGGCCGTGCCGTTGTCGAGCGGTTAAAAGGCACGGGAGCAACCTTAGTGTTAGCCGCTCGTTCTGGCGATCGCCTCCAGCAGTTAGCCGCCACGCTCTCAGGGGAGCGTAACGTGCAGAGTCACCCCTGCGACATTACCCAGCCGGATCAGGTTGTGCAGTTAATGCAGGCCATTCGCGAGCAACACGGGCGGCTCGATGTCCTGATTAATGCTGCTGGGGCAGGCTTACTCAAGCCCTACG harbors:
- a CDS encoding zinc-dependent alcohol dehydrogenase gives rise to the protein MKAAVLYGKEDVRIESVADPTPAAGEVVIRVKAATTCGTDLKVWRRGGHARMLTPPILFGHEAAGEIVALGAGVTGWRLGDRVVANNSAPCGQCFYCQRQEFSLCAHLEFNNGTFAEYLKIPASIVRHNLLPIPEHLSEEMAALTEPLACVLHGVARCGWQPQMQQWPSPPQIVVIGDGAIGLMFVGVLAQQGARVLTFGGSDQRLAIAETFGAEQVVNHHQCEDMPAVVKDWTTGRGADIVIEATGVPQVWEVAIACGRPGATINLFGGCPRETRISVDTERLHYEELTLKGVFHNTPAFVRQALALIASQTLPFEMLVSGHAPLTEIEQVLQAMKARQVIKVALHP